TGCTGACCACCGAGGGGAAGGATGAGGATCAGGAGCGGGCCATGAAGCTGGGGGCCAATGCCTATTTGAACAAGCCGTTTAAGCCGAACGCCCTCAAAGCGGAAATCGAGCGCCTTCTCCCCTGAGCGTTGCCTCCACGTCCGGGAGTGTATAATGCAACGGAAAAATAGCGGGCCGTCAGGCCGAGGCCTGCTCCATCTTGCGCAGCGATTCATCCGTGCCCAGAACCACCAGAATGTCCGATTCCTTTATCACGGTATCGGGGGACGGGATCAAATTTACCCGCTCCGGTATCAGTTCCTTTATGGCGATGATCTGTACGCCATAGAGATTCCGCAATTGCAAATCCTTGATCGTCTTGCCGAGGAACGGCTGGATGGGGGCCAACTCCATGATGGAGATGCCCGGCGACAGCGGCAGGTAGTCCAGCAGATTGCGCGATGAGAGGTTGATCGCGAGCCGCTGGGCCATGTCCTTTTCGGGGAACACCACTTGGTGGGCGCCGATAATCTCGAGTATTTTGCGGTGGTCTTCGGATATCGCCTTCACAACAATATCCTTCACCGCCAACTCCTTGAGGTGCAACGTCACCAGCACCGAATGGTCGATGCGGGTGCCGAGGCTGACGATGGCGGTATCGACCTCCTGTATGCCAAGCGACATCAGCGTTTCCTTGTTGGTGGCATCGGCGATGATCGCCTGGGTGGCGTAGTCCTTTATGCCCTGCACCGTTTCCTTATCCACGTCGATGGCGATTACCTCGTGCCCCCTCTCATAGAGAAAGCGGGCGAGGTAGTGCCCGAATTTTCCCAGGCCGATGACCGCGAAACGTTTTAACGCCATGCGCCTAGCCTACCATAACCGATTCTTCGGACAACTGGTAAAGCCGCGCGCGCGCGCGGGCCGTTACCGCCAGCGCGATGGTGAGCGGTCCCAGCTTGCCGACCATCATGAGGAGGATGATGAGCATCTTTCCCATGCCGGAGAGCGATCCGGTGATCCCCATCGAATACCCCACGGTGCCGAAGGCCGACACCGCTTCGAAGACGATCTCGAGGAAATGGCCATGCACCGAGCGCGCCGCGTGGCCGGCCGTTTCCCCTTCCGTTATCAGCAACATCGTGATGAAAGTGAGCAGCAGCGCCACGGAGATGGAAAGGATGGCGATGGCGCGCGACAGGGTTTGCTCCGGGATGGCGCGGTTGGCCACATGCACCGCCTCGAAGCCGCGGGCGCGCGATACCGCCAGCGCCGCCATGATGGCGAACGTGGTCACCTTCACCCCGCCGCCGGTGGAGCCGGGAGCCGTGCCGATGAACATGAGCAGGATGATCATGTTGAGCGTGGTATTGTTAAGATCGGCAAAATCGACGTTCTGGAAGCCGGCCGTGCGGGCGCCGACGGAGTGGAAAAAAGAGAGCATCAGTTGATCGCCAAACGGCCGCCCTTCCAAGGTGTTGTTCAGCTCAAAAGCAAAGTAACCCATCATGCCCAACCCCACCAGCAGGGCGGAGTAGACCAGCACCACCCGCGTCTGCAACGACCATGACTGCCGCGGAACGGCTTCTTCCCCCTGCCGGGCGAACATCCGGCGCAGCCGCCCGGGAATCAGGCCGTGCCGCCGCCGGTATATCTCGCTGATGGTGATGAAACCCAACCCCCCGGCGATGATGAGTCCCGCGATGGTGAACTCCGCCACGGCATCCTTCTCGAAGCCAATCAGGCCGTTGGGGAAGATGGAAATGCCGGCATTGCAGAATGCCGCGACGGAATGGAACATCGCCGCGAAGAACGCCTTGCGCCACCCCATTGTATGCGCCCAATCGGCGGTTAAAATCGCGGTTCCCAGCGCCTCGAAGCTGAACATGAGGAACAGCACCGCCTTCATCAGTTTTTTAAAATCGATCTGGTGCGAAATGGAGAACGAATCGAAAAATACGCCCGACCCGCGCATGGATACGGCCCGGCCAAGCATGATGGTGAATACCGACGAAACGGTTAAAATTCCCAGCCCCCCCAGTTGAATGAGAACCATAATCATCACCTGGCCGAAAAAGGTGAAGCTTTCCGCCACGTTGACGGTGGAAAGCCCGGTGACGGTGATGGCGGAGGCGGATATGAAAAGCGTGTCGATAAACGCCACCGGCTTGAGCTGCGCAACCGGCAAACGGAGCGCCACTCCGCCGATAAAAATGGCGGCGGCATAGAGCAGGATTACCCAGTGGGACGGTTCGAGCCGGCGCCGTATTTTTTTACCAAGTTCATTCATGGCGTCACAGATAGCGGTTGAGGCCGCGGCGCTCCATCTCTTCCACGAGGTTTTTGATCTCCTGCGCTTTTTCTTTCCGGGTGATGAGAATGGCGTCATCGGTCTCCACCACGATGAGGTTTTCCACACCCAAAAGGGCAACCAGCTTTTTGGATACGACGGTGTTCCCCTCGGCGGAAATCGGGACGATATCGCCACCGCGCGCGCGGTTCCCTTTTTCATCCGCCCGCCACAACTCGTCGGTGGCGCCCCAACTGCCGATATCGCTCCAGTTGAACGAGGCGGCGATGACCGCCGCCTCTCCCGCCAGCTTTTCCATGATGCCGTGGTCGATGGAGACCGCCTCGGCGGCGGCGTAATATTCGTTGAGGTCTTCCGCGCCCTTCTTCCCGTTGGCATAGCGTTCCCACGCGGCGAAAAGGTCCGGCAGATGGCGGCGCATTTTTTCCACATACACGTCGGCGCGGAAAACGAACATGCCGCTGTTCCACAGGTAGCGGCCGGTGCCGAGATAATCCTTGGCCTTCTTGAGGTTCGGCTTTTCCTTGAACGAGGCGACGCCGAATGCGCGCCCCTCCAGCTTTTGGCCCACTTCGATGTAGCCGTAGCCGGTTTCGGGGCGGGTTGGGCGGATGCCGAAGATGGCGAGCGCCCGCCGCGCGTCGGCCAGCCGCGCCCCCTCTTCGAGGTCAGCCAAAAATTTATCGCGCGGCTCGATGATGTGGTCGGAGGGAAGCACCGCCATGATGCCGTTCGGATCTTTATCCAGGATGTGGGCGGCGGCCAATGCGATGGCGGGAGCGGTGTTTTTACCGGCCGGCTCGACAAGGATGTTTTGCGGCGGGATGTCCGAAAGAACTTCCCTCACTTCATCGGCGTGGCTTTGGGCGGTCACCACGAACAGCCGCGCCGCACTGGCGAGCGGCATCACGCGGTCGGCGGTCTGGCGCAACAACGAGGTGTCGCCCAAAAAATTAAGCAGATGCTTGGGCCGCGCCTTGCGCGACAGCGGCCAAAACCGCGTACCCCGCCCACCAGCGATGATAACCCCAAAAAGACGATCCTTGAACACGCTAAGCCCTCCCGCGGATATTTGTCAGATTATATAGGGAACGGCCCGCCCCTTTTCCCCAAAAATCAAACGGTCAAAAGAATAATGTGCAATGCCGCCAGCGCCAGCAGGCCGGCCGCCACATCGTCCAACATGACCCCCACCCCCCCCTTGAGTTTCTCCAAGGCCGACATCGGCCAGAATTTTGCCACATCAAACAGCCTGAAAAGTCCGAATCCGGCCAGAACCGCCCACCAGACGGGAGGCGCCATAAACAGGGCGATAAGCTGCCCCGCGATTTCGTCTATCACTATATGCTTTGAATCTTTTTGGCCGAATAGCGTTTCGGCCCGCCCTGAAACCCATATCCCCAAAATGGTGACCGCCAGCGTAACCGCCACATAGACGGGCCAGCCAAGCGGCAACAGAAGAAAATAGACCGCCACGCCGACCACCGATCCGGCGGTGCCGGGGGCAACGGGGCTGTAGCCGGAATAAAACCCGGTGGACAGAAAAAGGACCAGCCGGTCGGAAACGGTTTTCGGCATTGGCGCAGTTTAACACACGGGGCCGGAAATATTCCGCGTTGGCAGGGTAGACTATCAGGGAGCCGCGGAATGATTTTACTATCCGCGGCGGAAATGGCCTGTAGGCTACTGCCTGCCATTGCCCCCACCCGGTTTGTCATTCCCGCGAAGGCGGGAATCCAGTATTGATACTATGTCTGGATTCCCGCCTTCGCGGGAATGACAAGAGATGTGATAGGATTTATATCGATGTTGAATAGAAATACATTCCCCGCTTCCCTCTTCGGCGTGGCGTTTATCGCCGCACTTTTGACCGCCGATACCCAAAGCCATGCGGCAATGCAGACCTTTGAAAAGGAGTACACCTATACCGCCAGCGAGTTGGATAGCAAAAGCAGTTGCCGCGCCATAGCCCTTGAACAGGTGAAACGGATACTTTTGCAGGAACTCGGCGTATATGTGGAAAGCGCCTTCAACGATAAAGCATCCACCGATGGAAGAACCAAGGACGAGGTGCGGCGGGAAATAACCACTCTCTCTGCGGGAGTGGCAAGCACCGAGGTGGTGGAAGAAAAATGGGACGGCACTACATACTGGCTGAAAGCCCGCATCAAGGCCGACCCGGATGACGTTGCAAAGAAGATTGAGGCGTTGCGTCAGGACAAACAGAAAGTCGCCGAGCTTGAGGAAAGCAGGAGAAAGGCCGCCGACCTTTCGCTGGAACTGGAACGGATGCGAAATGAACTCGACGCCACAAAGTCCGCCCTCGACAAAGCCGAGCAGGCAAAGCAATATAACGATACCGCCCAACATCTAAGCGCTACGGATTGGTATGAGAAGGGAAAAAGCGAGTATTTTTTTGAAGCGTCATTCAAGGACAATATTAAAAATGCCATTGTTGCTTACACAAAGGCGATAGAGCTTAATCCTAAATACACAGAGGCCTACTGGGCTCGCGCAATCGATTACGGACTACTAAACGATTATCAGCGGAAGATCGAAGACTTTAACAAACTAATAGAGCTTGAACCGAAAAATCCGGATTTATTCGTCTCTCGCGGAACCGCTTACCTCGTGGTTGGTGATAATAAGCAAGCAATTAGGGACATCACGAGGGGGGTAAAACTTAACAC
This region of Nitrospinota bacterium genomic DNA includes:
- a CDS encoding TrkA family potassium uptake protein, with the translated sequence MALKRFAVIGLGKFGHYLARFLYERGHEVIAIDVDKETVQGIKDYATQAIIADATNKETLMSLGIQEVDTAIVSLGTRIDHSVLVTLHLKELAVKDIVVKAISEDHRKILEIIGAHQVVFPEKDMAQRLAINLSSRNLLDYLPLSPGISIMELAPIQPFLGKTIKDLQLRNLYGVQIIAIKELIPERVNLIPSPDTVIKESDILVVLGTDESLRKMEQASA
- a CDS encoding potassium transporter TrkH, translated to MNELGKKIRRRLEPSHWVILLYAAAIFIGGVALRLPVAQLKPVAFIDTLFISASAITVTGLSTVNVAESFTFFGQVMIMVLIQLGGLGILTVSSVFTIMLGRAVSMRGSGVFFDSFSISHQIDFKKLMKAVLFLMFSFEALGTAILTADWAHTMGWRKAFFAAMFHSVAAFCNAGISIFPNGLIGFEKDAVAEFTIAGLIIAGGLGFITISEIYRRRHGLIPGRLRRMFARQGEEAVPRQSWSLQTRVVLVYSALLVGLGMMGYFAFELNNTLEGRPFGDQLMLSFFHSVGARTAGFQNVDFADLNNTTLNMIILLMFIGTAPGSTGGGVKVTTFAIMAALAVSRARGFEAVHVANRAIPEQTLSRAIAILSISVALLLTFITMLLITEGETAGHAARSVHGHFLEIVFEAVSAFGTVGYSMGITGSLSGMGKMLIILLMMVGKLGPLTIALAVTARARARLYQLSEESVMVG
- a CDS encoding mannose-1-phosphate guanylyltransferase; the protein is MFKDRLFGVIIAGGRGTRFWPLSRKARPKHLLNFLGDTSLLRQTADRVMPLASAARLFVVTAQSHADEVREVLSDIPPQNILVEPAGKNTAPAIALAAAHILDKDPNGIMAVLPSDHIIEPRDKFLADLEEGARLADARRALAIFGIRPTRPETGYGYIEVGQKLEGRAFGVASFKEKPNLKKAKDYLGTGRYLWNSGMFVFRADVYVEKMRRHLPDLFAAWERYANGKKGAEDLNEYYAAAEAVSIDHGIMEKLAGEAAVIAASFNWSDIGSWGATDELWRADEKGNRARGGDIVPISAEGNTVVSKKLVALLGVENLIVVETDDAILITRKEKAQEIKNLVEEMERRGLNRYL
- a CDS encoding phosphatidylglycerophosphatase A; translated protein: MPKTVSDRLVLFLSTGFYSGYSPVAPGTAGSVVGVAVYFLLLPLGWPVYVAVTLAVTILGIWVSGRAETLFGQKDSKHIVIDEIAGQLIALFMAPPVWWAVLAGFGLFRLFDVAKFWPMSALEKLKGGVGVMLDDVAAGLLALAALHIILLTV
- a CDS encoding tetratricopeptide repeat protein; the encoded protein is MLNRNTFPASLFGVAFIAALLTADTQSHAAMQTFEKEYTYTASELDSKSSCRAIALEQVKRILLQELGVYVESAFNDKASTDGRTKDEVRREITTLSAGVASTEVVEEKWDGTTYWLKARIKADPDDVAKKIEALRQDKQKVAELEESRRKAADLSLELERMRNELDATKSALDKAEQAKQYNDTAQHLSATDWYEKGKSEYFFEASFKDNIKNAIVAYTKAIELNPKYTEAYWARAIDYGLLNDYQRKIEDFNKLIELEPKNPDLFVSRGTAYLVVGDNKQAIRDITRGVKLNTNDWAAYYNRGIAYDRLGDYRRAIKDYSKAIVLKPDAEAYSKRGLAYDKLSDNKRAIEDFKAASRLGWTPAQEILKSQGIQW